The following proteins come from a genomic window of Mariniflexile sp. TRM1-10:
- a CDS encoding DinB family protein, protein METTFNENTKKHDVITPTDLINHWQGHRALTRRVIEAFPEEAFFNHTIGGMRPFSEMVMELLGIAGPGIKEIATGISSPLNEHFEHGNKKAKILELWDEATNDINTYWVQIKREQFQKNIKIFGQYEGTVYSSIFYFIDNEIHHRGQAYVYLRSLGIEPPAFYER, encoded by the coding sequence ATGGAAACCACATTTAACGAAAACACAAAAAAGCACGATGTTATCACACCAACAGATTTAATAAATCATTGGCAAGGCCATAGAGCTTTAACCCGCAGGGTTATTGAAGCTTTTCCTGAGGAAGCTTTTTTTAACCATACCATTGGTGGGATGCGTCCTTTTTCTGAAATGGTCATGGAATTGCTTGGTATTGCCGGGCCTGGTATTAAAGAAATTGCAACTGGAATATCATCGCCTCTTAATGAACACTTTGAGCATGGCAATAAAAAAGCCAAAATACTTGAATTGTGGGACGAGGCAACAAACGACATTAACACCTATTGGGTTCAAATTAAACGGGAACAATTTCAAAAGAACATTAAAATATTTGGTCAATATGAAGGCACAGTTTATTCATCGATATTCTATTTTATTGACAATGAAATTCATCATCGCGGACAAGCCTATGTTTATTTACGCTCTCTAGGTATTGAACCACCAGCATTTTATGAACGTTAA
- a CDS encoding helix-turn-helix transcriptional regulator gives MSLDSVKRFDRILAILVQLQSKRIVKAQELADRFQVSLRTIYRDVRTLEASGVPIVSEAGVGYSIMEGYRLPPVMFTREEAGSFVAAEKFMQKFVDKSLGSYHESAMYKIKSVLRGREKDWISALESQIMVDPSQELFNKNLPNALEILFESIAEKKQVFLKYYALNSEIPSERHIEPVGVFHENGFWYVLGYCHIRNDYRQFRTDRMLLINRTQLPFTIEHGTIDEHRQKNEAVQKTKVIILVDKSVARYINSGRKHYGFVSETVKGDYVEMTFMTTDLENGFPRWYLMFCDYAKIIEPETLKHRIKDILKKAESSL, from the coding sequence ATGAGTTTAGATTCTGTAAAACGTTTTGACCGTATTTTAGCCATTCTTGTGCAATTACAGTCTAAACGCATTGTTAAGGCCCAGGAACTAGCAGACCGATTTCAGGTAAGTTTGCGCACTATTTATAGAGATGTAAGAACACTGGAAGCATCAGGTGTACCTATAGTGAGTGAAGCTGGGGTTGGTTATTCCATTATGGAAGGCTATAGATTGCCTCCCGTTATGTTTACACGTGAAGAAGCAGGGAGTTTTGTTGCGGCAGAAAAGTTTATGCAAAAGTTTGTTGATAAATCTTTAGGGAGTTATCATGAGTCAGCTATGTACAAAATTAAGTCGGTGTTACGAGGACGCGAAAAAGATTGGATTTCAGCATTGGAATCGCAAATAATGGTTGATCCTTCCCAAGAACTTTTCAATAAAAATTTACCAAACGCATTAGAGATTCTTTTTGAGAGTATTGCCGAGAAGAAGCAAGTATTTTTAAAATACTATGCTTTAAATAGCGAAATACCTTCTGAAAGACATATAGAACCAGTTGGTGTGTTTCATGAAAATGGATTTTGGTATGTATTGGGGTATTGTCATATTAGAAACGATTACAGGCAATTTAGAACTGATAGAATGTTGCTAATAAACAGAACGCAGCTTCCATTTACGATAGAACACGGAACGATAGATGAGCATCGACAAAAAAATGAAGCAGTTCAAAAAACTAAAGTTATAATTTTAGTCGATAAAAGTGTGGCACGTTATATAAATAGCGGAAGAAAACATTATGGCTTTGTTTCTGAAACAGTAAAAGGTGATTATGTTGAAATGACTTTTATGACGACCGATTTGGAAAACGGATTCCCTAGATGGTATCTTATGTTTTGTGATTATGCTAAAATTATAGAACCCGAAACTTTAAAACATCGTATTAAGGACATACTGAAAAAGGCAGAATCTAGTTTATAG
- a CDS encoding SRPBCC family protein: MEEKIVEIEKVFNAPIQLVWKAITEKDLMKQWYFELNDFKAEDGFEFQFYGQGLKGEQYLHICKILEIEPLKKLKHSWTYHGHEGYSTVTFELFDEGTNKTKLRLTHIGLDTFPANNPDFARENFINGWTYLIHTALKDFLEKEV; encoded by the coding sequence ATGGAAGAAAAAATAGTTGAAATTGAAAAGGTTTTTAATGCACCCATACAACTTGTATGGAAAGCTATAACCGAAAAGGATTTAATGAAACAATGGTACTTCGAATTGAATGATTTTAAAGCTGAAGACGGCTTTGAATTTCAGTTCTATGGTCAAGGTTTAAAAGGCGAACAATATCTTCATATCTGTAAAATTTTAGAAATTGAACCTTTAAAAAAATTAAAACATAGCTGGACTTACCACGGACATGAAGGCTATTCTACAGTAACATTTGAACTTTTTGACGAAGGCACAAACAAAACAAAATTAAGGTTAACACATATAGGATTAGATACTTTCCCAGCAAATAATCCAGATTTTGCAAGAGAGAATTTTATAAATGGCTGGACCTATTTAATACACACAGCTTTGAAAGATTTTTTAGAAAAAGAAGTTTAA
- a CDS encoding DoxX family protein, translating into METTKKVSKIQLWASYILQGLVVLMFLMGAVMNLLQTEEALTGATAMGYPKESVFYLGIVLLIGTLLYAFPKTVIYGAIILTGWLGGAVATHVIHKDPMFNIIFPVIFGIVLWLSILLRNKNLKALLSN; encoded by the coding sequence ATGGAAACAACAAAAAAAGTATCAAAAATACAATTATGGGCGTCTTACATTCTACAAGGTCTTGTAGTTCTTATGTTTTTAATGGGAGCTGTTATGAATCTATTACAAACTGAAGAAGCTCTAACAGGTGCAACAGCTATGGGATATCCAAAAGAATCTGTCTTTTATTTAGGCATCGTATTACTTATAGGCACCTTATTATATGCCTTTCCGAAAACAGTCATCTACGGTGCCATTATTTTAACAGGGTGGTTAGGTGGTGCGGTAGCAACCCATGTTATCCATAAAGACCCCATGTTTAATATCATTTTTCCAGTAATTTTTGGAATCGTTTTATGGTTAAGTATTTTGCTACGAAACAAAAACCTAAAAGCACTTTTGTCAAATTAA
- a CDS encoding SRPBCC family protein: MKNLTNFTKDLENKKLHVTRTFNAPLELVWSTWTEPKLLEQWWAPKPYKTVIKFMDFKEGGHCLYYMLSPEGDKHWCRADYLKISKHHYFTVQDAFCNEEGVPNTEHPSMHWNNQFESKENTTHVKIEISFDKVEDIQKIINMGFKEGFTAALENLDDYLKQQSNN, from the coding sequence ATGAAAAACCTAACAAATTTTACCAAAGACTTAGAAAACAAAAAACTTCATGTAACCCGTACATTCAATGCGCCTTTAGAATTAGTTTGGAGCACATGGACAGAACCTAAATTGTTAGAACAATGGTGGGCACCAAAGCCTTATAAGACCGTTATAAAATTTATGGATTTTAAAGAAGGTGGCCATTGTTTATATTATATGCTTAGTCCCGAAGGTGATAAACATTGGTGTCGAGCGGATTACTTAAAAATTTCAAAACATCACTATTTCACAGTTCAAGATGCCTTTTGTAATGAAGAAGGCGTGCCTAATACCGAACATCCGAGTATGCATTGGAACAATCAGTTTGAATCTAAAGAAAACACCACCCATGTGAAAATAGAAATATCATTTGATAAAGTTGAAGATATTCAGAAAATTATCAATATGGGCTTCAAAGAAGGGTTTACAGCTGCTCTTGAAAATTTAGATGACTACTTAAAGCAACAATCCAATAACTAA
- a CDS encoding SRPBCC family protein: MELEGRQLKMARIFKAPIELVWEAWTKPEHLVKWWGPNGFTTTIHKMDFQEGGEWKLTMHGPDGTNYPNRSIYKEIIPLKKIAFEHFNPHFITTVLFTAKGQDTQIDWRMLFDTPEMLETVIKAHKADEGLKQNLEKLSNYLKSKK; the protein is encoded by the coding sequence ATGGAATTAGAAGGCAGACAACTGAAAATGGCTCGCATATTTAAAGCGCCTATTGAATTGGTTTGGGAAGCTTGGACAAAACCAGAACACCTTGTAAAATGGTGGGGACCCAATGGATTTACCACTACCATTCACAAAATGGATTTTCAAGAAGGTGGCGAATGGAAACTAACCATGCACGGACCAGATGGCACAAACTATCCAAACAGAAGTATATACAAGGAAATTATTCCTCTTAAAAAAATTGCGTTTGAACATTTCAATCCACATTTTATTACTACAGTTCTTTTTACAGCCAAAGGCCAAGACACCCAAATAGATTGGCGTATGCTTTTCGATACACCAGAAATGCTTGAAACGGTCATAAAAGCACATAAAGCTGATGAAGGATTAAAACAAAACTTAGAAAAATTGTCTAATTATCTAAAAAGTAAAAAATGA
- a CDS encoding ArsR/SmtB family transcription factor — translation MRRDVFQAIADPTRREIIGLLANNPMNLTSVTENFKMSQPAISKHMKILIECGLISVEKQGRERYCEAKLDSLNEVEEWLAPFRKMWEQRFDQLDQLLIKMQSKNEK, via the coding sequence ATGAGAAGAGATGTATTTCAAGCCATTGCAGATCCTACGAGAAGAGAAATCATTGGACTTCTAGCAAACAACCCGATGAACCTAACAAGTGTAACGGAAAATTTTAAAATGAGTCAACCTGCTATTTCAAAACACATGAAAATATTAATAGAATGTGGTTTAATTAGTGTGGAAAAGCAAGGAAGGGAACGTTATTGCGAAGCTAAATTGGATTCTTTAAATGAAGTTGAAGAATGGCTAGCACCTTTCAGAAAAATGTGGGAACAACGTTTTGACCAATTAGACCAACTCTTAATAAAAATGCAATCGAAAAACGAAAAGTAA
- a CDS encoding efflux RND transporter periplasmic adaptor subunit: MKKTAVFIGLLVLLIHTSCQTKKEEKKEQTAFLVTNPIKKDTIITKDYVSQIHSIKHIEIRALEKGYLKQIFVDEGQHVKTGQAMFQIMPNIYQAELQKAKAEFNAAEIELKNTKLLADGNVVSPNELALANANYDKATAEVVLAQTHLGFTKINAPFDGIMDHLEAREGSLLDEGELLTTLSDNSKMWVYFNVPEAEYLDYIMSADKNAKKEVDLLMANNQRFNQKGIVETIEGEFNNETGNIAFRATFPNPDGILRHGETGSVLMNVPFKDVIIIPQKATFEILDKTYVFVIGKDNIVRQREITIGAELPHLYIISKGLTEKETILLEGIRMVKNNEKILTKFLEPNKVLSELDLYAE; encoded by the coding sequence ATGAAAAAAACAGCTGTTTTTATAGGCTTGCTTGTGCTTTTAATTCACACAAGTTGTCAAACAAAAAAAGAAGAAAAAAAAGAACAAACGGCCTTTCTTGTTACAAATCCCATTAAAAAAGATACCATAATAACCAAAGACTATGTGAGTCAAATCCATTCTATTAAGCACATAGAAATAAGAGCCTTAGAAAAAGGATATTTAAAGCAAATATTTGTAGATGAAGGCCAACATGTTAAAACGGGACAAGCTATGTTTCAAATAATGCCTAATATTTATCAGGCCGAATTACAAAAAGCAAAAGCCGAATTTAACGCTGCTGAAATTGAGCTAAAAAACACCAAATTATTGGCTGATGGTAATGTCGTGTCCCCAAACGAATTGGCTTTAGCAAATGCCAATTACGATAAAGCAACTGCTGAAGTTGTGCTCGCACAAACCCACTTAGGTTTTACAAAAATCAACGCACCTTTTGATGGTATTATGGATCATTTGGAAGCAAGGGAAGGAAGTCTTTTAGATGAAGGGGAGCTACTGACCACATTATCGGACAATAGTAAAATGTGGGTGTATTTTAATGTGCCAGAAGCCGAATATCTTGATTATATAATGAGTGCTGATAAAAACGCGAAAAAAGAAGTAGATCTTCTAATGGCAAACAACCAACGTTTTAACCAAAAAGGAATTGTAGAAACCATAGAGGGCGAATTTAATAACGAAACTGGTAACATTGCCTTTAGAGCCACATTTCCAAACCCAGACGGTATTTTAAGACATGGAGAAACAGGAAGTGTTTTAATGAATGTGCCTTTTAAAGATGTCATTATTATTCCTCAAAAAGCCACTTTTGAGATTTTAGATAAAACCTATGTTTTTGTAATTGGTAAGGACAATATTGTAAGACAAAGAGAAATTACCATTGGTGCAGAATTACCTCACTTATATATCATTAGTAAAGGGCTAACAGAAAAAGAGACCATCTTACTAGAAGGTATTAGAATGGTAAAAAACAATGAAAAAATCCTTACTAAGTTTTTGGAGCCAAATAAAGTATTGTCTGAATTAGACTTATATGCTGAATAA
- a CDS encoding efflux RND transporter permease subunit, producing MFKKFIKRPVLAIVISVIIVFIGGLAIKQLPISQFPQIAPTTVNIFIAYPGSSSEVLVNSTLIPLETAINGVQDMRYIASDATSAGEATIRIIFEPGVDPNEAVVRVKTRVDQVMPLLPELVQREGVVITPVQPSMLMYVNLSSSDKNNDEKFLYNYAYTKVIPEIQRINGIASAQILGSRKYAMRVWLKPDRMRAYNISAEEVLKAMEEQSLLARPGRLGQSSGITSQSLEYVLTYQDRYNEPEQYKEIIIRANEEGEIIKLEDIADVKLGSEFFDIYSNLDGKPSASIVLKQTFGSNGSDVIKAVKEKLDELKVDLPPDVDFQISYDVSNFLDASIEQVLHTLRDAFILVAIVVFLFLGDWRSTLIPIIAVPVSLIGAFFVMQLFGLSINLITLFALVLAIGIVVDNAIVVVEAVHVKMEEEHLTPYKASSEVLGEIGGAIIAITLVMVSVFIPISFMTGPVGVFYRQFSITMAGSIVISAIVALTLTPVLCAMLLKNNHGKIKRSPIDRFIIWFNKGFERLTGKYVAILNKIVARRIVTFGILAAFCAGIYFTNEVLPAGFIPNEDQGMIYAIIQTPPGATLERTNDVARKLQKICEETEGVESVSSLAGYEIMTEGRGSNAGTCLINLKPWGDRHHSVHEIMEELEEETKNLGAVIEYFEPPAVPGFGSSGGFAMRLLDKTNSTDYHQFEKINNAFMEALSKRKELTGLFTFFSANYPQYELKINNKIAMQKGVTIGKAMENLNILIGSTYEQGFIRFGRFFKVYTQAAPEYRRLPSDLEKLFVKNEAGEMVPYSAFMTIEKKLGPNEITRYNLYNSASIRGLPAKGFTSGDAINAIKEVAAKELPKGYDIAWEGLSFDEASRGNESLYIFIIVLVFVYFVLAAQYESFLLPFAVILSLPVGVFGSFFLLKAMGLANDVYAQIGVIMLVGLLGKNAVLIVEFAVQKHRQGATILEAAIEGSKARFRPILMTSFAFIAGLIPLVVATGAGAIGNRTIGGSSLGGMIIGTLFGVLIIPGLYYVFAKMAEGRNLIKDEASEPLSEEFIRQNETENQTNINTYSISKLKKLLKKLSKNNKDE from the coding sequence ATGTTTAAAAAATTTATAAAAAGACCCGTTTTGGCTATTGTCATTTCGGTGATTATCGTATTTATAGGTGGGCTTGCCATAAAGCAACTGCCTATTTCACAATTCCCTCAAATTGCACCTACTACGGTCAATATTTTTATTGCTTATCCGGGTTCTAGTTCAGAAGTATTGGTTAATTCAACTTTAATTCCGTTAGAAACCGCTATAAATGGTGTTCAAGACATGCGTTACATCGCATCCGATGCTACTAGTGCTGGAGAAGCAACCATACGTATTATTTTTGAACCAGGTGTAGATCCCAACGAAGCCGTTGTTAGGGTAAAAACACGTGTAGATCAAGTAATGCCTTTGCTTCCAGAACTCGTTCAACGTGAAGGGGTCGTTATTACACCTGTACAACCTAGTATGTTAATGTACGTTAACCTCTCCAGTTCAGATAAAAATAATGACGAGAAGTTTCTTTACAATTACGCTTATACTAAAGTTATTCCAGAAATTCAGCGTATTAATGGCATTGCAAGTGCACAAATATTAGGTAGCCGTAAATATGCCATGAGAGTTTGGCTAAAACCAGACCGTATGCGTGCTTATAATATTTCTGCGGAAGAAGTTTTAAAGGCCATGGAAGAGCAAAGCCTTTTGGCCAGACCAGGACGTTTAGGTCAAAGTTCTGGGATAACTTCGCAGTCATTGGAATATGTGTTAACCTATCAAGACCGATACAACGAACCCGAACAGTATAAAGAGATTATTATTCGTGCCAACGAAGAAGGTGAAATTATCAAACTAGAGGATATTGCAGATGTAAAGCTAGGAAGTGAATTTTTCGATATTTATTCGAATCTAGATGGAAAACCTTCTGCTTCAATCGTTTTAAAACAAACCTTTGGAAGTAATGGTAGCGATGTTATTAAAGCAGTAAAAGAAAAGTTGGATGAACTAAAAGTAGATTTGCCTCCAGATGTAGATTTTCAAATTAGTTATGACGTGTCCAACTTTTTGGATGCTTCCATTGAGCAAGTACTGCATACGCTTAGAGATGCGTTTATTCTGGTAGCCATTGTGGTATTTTTGTTTTTAGGCGATTGGCGTTCTACTTTAATTCCAATTATTGCGGTACCAGTGTCGTTGATCGGAGCCTTTTTTGTGATGCAATTATTTGGTCTTTCCATCAACTTAATTACGCTTTTCGCATTAGTATTGGCAATTGGTATTGTGGTTGACAATGCTATAGTTGTGGTTGAAGCGGTCCATGTTAAAATGGAAGAAGAGCATCTTACACCTTACAAAGCTTCATCCGAAGTACTTGGCGAAATCGGAGGCGCTATTATAGCCATTACCTTAGTTATGGTTTCGGTATTTATACCAATCTCGTTTATGACAGGGCCTGTTGGGGTGTTCTACCGACAGTTCTCCATCACTATGGCCGGTTCTATTGTTATTTCCGCAATTGTTGCCCTAACGTTAACGCCTGTTTTATGTGCCATGTTGCTTAAAAACAACCATGGAAAAATCAAAAGATCACCGATAGACCGTTTTATCATTTGGTTTAACAAAGGGTTTGAACGATTAACAGGGAAATATGTGGCCATTCTTAATAAGATAGTCGCAAGACGTATTGTAACCTTTGGAATTTTAGCAGCATTCTGTGCAGGAATTTATTTTACAAACGAAGTCTTACCAGCTGGGTTTATACCAAACGAAGACCAAGGAATGATTTATGCCATCATTCAAACACCACCAGGTGCAACCCTAGAACGCACCAACGACGTTGCTAGAAAACTCCAGAAAATTTGTGAGGAAACCGAAGGTGTGGAATCCGTTTCGTCTTTGGCCGGTTACGAAATCATGACCGAAGGTCGCGGTTCTAACGCTGGTACGTGTTTGATTAACTTAAAACCTTGGGGAGATCGTCATCATTCGGTTCACGAAATTATGGAAGAATTGGAAGAAGAAACCAAAAACTTAGGAGCGGTTATCGAGTATTTTGAACCGCCAGCAGTACCTGGATTTGGATCTTCTGGTGGATTTGCCATGCGTTTGTTAGACAAAACCAACTCGACAGATTACCATCAATTTGAAAAGATCAACAACGCTTTTATGGAGGCTTTATCCAAACGTAAAGAACTTACGGGATTGTTCACCTTCTTTTCTGCAAACTATCCGCAATATGAGTTGAAAATTAACAACAAAATTGCCATGCAAAAAGGGGTTACCATTGGAAAAGCCATGGAAAACCTTAATATTTTAATAGGTAGTACCTACGAGCAAGGATTCATTCGATTTGGTAGATTCTTCAAAGTATATACACAAGCTGCACCAGAATACAGACGTTTACCATCAGATCTTGAAAAGCTATTTGTTAAAAATGAAGCAGGTGAAATGGTACCTTATTCAGCATTCATGACTATTGAAAAGAAATTAGGTCCTAATGAAATTACCCGATATAATCTCTATAACTCGGCTTCCATTAGAGGTCTTCCTGCTAAAGGTTTTACAAGTGGTGATGCCATTAATGCCATTAAGGAAGTCGCTGCAAAAGAATTGCCAAAAGGTTATGATATTGCTTGGGAAGGATTATCCTTTGACGAAGCCAGCAGAGGTAACGAATCATTATACATTTTTATCATCGTATTGGTGTTCGTTTATTTTGTCTTAGCTGCCCAATACGAGAGTTTCTTGCTGCCATTTGCCGTTATTCTATCACTTCCTGTGGGGGTTTTTGGATCGTTCTTTCTTTTAAAAGCTATGGGATTGGCTAATGACGTTTATGCGCAAATTGGTGTGATTATGCTTGTTGGTCTATTGGGTAAAAATGCCGTACTAATTGTAGAGTTTGCGGTGCAAAAACACAGGCAAGGCGCCACAATTTTAGAAGCTGCTATCGAGGGCTCAAAAGCACGTTTTAGACCTATTTTAATGACCTCTTTTGCTTTTATTGCTGGGTTAATTCCGTTAGTTGTAGCAACTGGCGCAGGAGCTATTGGTAACAGAACCATTGGAGGATCTTCTTTAGGCGGTATGATTATCGGGACACTTTTTGGCGTGTTAATTATACCTGGACTTTATTATGTTTTTGCTAAAATGGCTGAAGGTAGAAACCTCATTAAAGATGAAGCTAGCGAACCTCTTTCGGAAGAATTTATTAGACAAAACGAAACCGAAAACCAAACAAATATTAATACCTATAGTATTAGCAAATTAAAAAAACTGTTAAAAAAACTTAGTAAAAACAACAAAGATGAATAA
- a CDS encoding TolC family protein, translated as MNNIKTYITRCLIAVLAVLSLYSCVPTKNIRAENKTVPEQYKNQSSDTTNTAMVKWKDFFSDLNLVALIDSALANNQELNMMLQKVQMSKNEIKARRGEYLPFVGFYTGDEVEKVGEFTRNGAIEKNLNIREDEEFPEPLTNFSAGLSASWEVDVWKKLRNGKKAAVLEYLASIEGKNFMVTQLVSEIASAYYELMALDNQLMIIEQNLDIQQNALKMVRLQKEAARATQLAVRRFEAEVYKNQSNKFQIQQKIIETENLINFLVGRYPQKIQRSSQDFIIKTVDIIATGLPSQLLSNRPDIRKAEFELSATKLNVKVAKANFFPSIGLKAGIGLEAFKPKFLTSTPESLAYSLVGDIVSPLINRNAIKAEYSSANNRQLEAVFEYEKAILNAYIEVENQLANVQNLKESYLLKEAQVEALTESIDLSIQLFKSARAEYTEVLLTQREALDSKIEIIETKRDQLLAHVKLYQALGGGWN; from the coding sequence ATGAATAACATAAAAACATATATAACACGTTGTTTGATTGCTGTTCTGGCTGTATTATCTCTGTATTCTTGTGTACCAACCAAAAACATAAGAGCCGAAAATAAAACCGTCCCAGAGCAATATAAAAACCAATCATCAGATACTACTAATACCGCAATGGTAAAGTGGAAAGACTTTTTTTCTGACCTAAATTTAGTCGCCTTAATTGATAGTGCTTTAGCAAACAACCAAGAGCTAAACATGATGTTACAAAAGGTACAAATGTCTAAAAATGAAATAAAAGCAAGACGCGGGGAATATTTGCCTTTTGTTGGTTTTTATACTGGTGACGAAGTTGAAAAAGTTGGTGAATTTACCCGAAATGGTGCTATAGAAAAAAACCTGAACATTCGTGAAGACGAAGAATTTCCAGAACCATTGACTAATTTTTCAGCAGGACTTTCTGCCTCTTGGGAAGTGGACGTGTGGAAAAAACTTCGTAACGGTAAAAAAGCCGCCGTTTTAGAGTACTTAGCATCTATTGAAGGTAAAAATTTTATGGTTACGCAATTAGTCTCAGAAATTGCAAGTGCCTATTACGAGCTTATGGCTTTAGATAATCAATTGATGATCATCGAACAGAATTTGGACATTCAACAAAACGCATTAAAAATGGTAAGGCTCCAAAAAGAAGCTGCACGGGCTACACAACTAGCTGTAAGACGTTTTGAAGCCGAAGTCTATAAAAACCAAAGCAATAAATTTCAAATTCAGCAAAAAATCATAGAAACCGAGAATTTAATTAACTTTTTAGTGGGACGCTATCCACAAAAAATACAAAGAAGCTCTCAAGATTTTATTATAAAAACAGTCGATATAATCGCTACGGGATTGCCTTCGCAATTATTATCAAACCGTCCAGATATTAGAAAAGCCGAATTTGAATTATCAGCTACAAAATTAAATGTTAAGGTTGCTAAAGCTAACTTTTTTCCTTCTATCGGTCTTAAGGCTGGCATAGGTTTAGAAGCCTTTAAGCCTAAATTTTTAACGAGTACGCCAGAGTCGTTAGCTTATTCTTTAGTAGGAGATATCGTGTCGCCATTAATCAATAGAAATGCCATTAAAGCGGAATATAGCTCTGCAAACAACAGACAATTAGAAGCCGTTTTCGAGTATGAAAAAGCCATATTAAATGCCTATATCGAGGTAGAAAATCAGCTAGCAAATGTGCAAAACCTTAAAGAAAGTTATCTGCTTAAAGAAGCACAAGTAGAAGCTCTAACAGAATCGATTGATTTGTCTATTCAACTATTCAAATCGGCAAGGGCAGAATACACAGAAGTTTTGTTAACTCAAAGAGAAGCTTTAGATTCTAAAATTGAAATTATAGAAACTAAAAGAGATCAATTATTAGCTCATGTAAAACTGTATCAAGCCTTGGGTGGTGGCTGGAATTAA
- a CDS encoding NAD(P)-dependent oxidoreductase yields MKFAIIKERKNPPDRRVVFLPTKLAEAEAQFPEATFKVESSDIRFFSDEKYKEAGFEVTNDVSDCDVMIGVKEVPIEALIPNKKYFFFSHTIKKQPYNRKLLQAILEKNIELYDYETIVNNKGFRLIGFGYYAGIVGAYNGFRAWGLKFDSWNLPKAGTLASQEALIAELNKIKLPAIKILLTGSGKVSNGAQHMLDAMRIKKVSVHDYLNNTFSEAVYCKIDVLDYNKRKDGKVIDVFDFFNNPEDYESNFMRFAKVTDYYIAGHFYGNGAPYFYTKQDVKSPHFNIKVVADISCDVNGPIATTLRASTISDPIYGYDPQIEAETDFKSENAIAVMSVDNLPCELPKDASEGFGEQFLQHVIPAFFNNDADGILQRAKITENGRLTERFNYLQDYVNEKQ; encoded by the coding sequence ATAAAATTCGCCATCATCAAAGAGCGCAAAAACCCACCAGATCGTCGCGTGGTATTTTTACCAACAAAATTAGCCGAAGCCGAAGCTCAATTTCCTGAAGCTACTTTTAAAGTAGAATCGTCAGATATTAGGTTTTTTTCAGATGAGAAATATAAAGAAGCAGGATTTGAAGTGACAAATGATGTGTCCGATTGTGATGTCATGATAGGTGTAAAAGAAGTGCCTATAGAAGCGCTTATTCCAAATAAAAAATATTTTTTCTTTTCCCATACTATAAAAAAACAACCCTATAATAGAAAGTTGTTACAGGCCATTTTAGAAAAGAACATTGAACTTTATGATTACGAAACCATTGTAAATAACAAAGGGTTTCGTCTAATTGGCTTTGGTTATTATGCAGGTATTGTTGGTGCTTATAATGGGTTTCGTGCCTGGGGATTAAAATTCGATTCTTGGAATTTGCCAAAAGCAGGAACATTGGCCAGTCAAGAAGCTTTAATTGCCGAATTAAATAAAATAAAGCTACCCGCCATTAAAATATTATTAACAGGAAGCGGAAAAGTATCAAACGGTGCGCAACACATGTTGGATGCGATGCGTATTAAAAAAGTTTCGGTACATGATTATTTAAATAACACGTTTAGTGAAGCTGTATATTGTAAAATTGACGTGCTGGATTATAACAAACGTAAAGACGGAAAAGTAATTGATGTGTTTGATTTTTTTAATAATCCGGAAGATTACGAATCTAACTTTATGCGTTTTGCCAAGGTAACCGATTATTACATTGCAGGGCATTTTTACGGAAATGGTGCACCTTATTTTTATACAAAACAAGATGTTAAATCGCCCCATTTTAATATTAAAGTAGTCGCCGATATTAGTTGCGATGTTAATGGGCCTATTGCTACCACTTTAAGAGCCTCAACCATTTCCGATCCTATTTATGGTTATGACCCACAAATAGAAGCCGAAACAGATTTTAAGTCAGAAAATGCTATAGCTGTTATGTCGGTAGATAATTTACCTTGTGAGCTTCCTAAAGATGCCAGCGAAGGGTTTGGAGAGCAATTTTTACAGCATGTTATTCCTGCTTTCTTTAATAATGATGCCGATGGTATTTTACAGCGGGCTAAAATAACTGAAAATGGTAGGTTAACCGAGCGTTTTAACTATTTGCAAGATTATGTAAATGAAAAGCAATAG